A stretch of Neisseria subflava DNA encodes these proteins:
- a CDS encoding IS5 family transposase, whose amino-acid sequence MSTFFQQTAQAMIAKHIDRFPLLKLDQVIDWQPIEQYLNRQRTRYLRDHRGRPAYPLLSMFKAILLGQWHSLSDPELEHSLITRIDFNLFCRFDELSIPDYSTLCRYRNWLAQDNTLSELLELINRQLTEKGLKVEKASAAVIDATIIQTAGSKQRQAIEVDEEGQVSSQTTPSKDSDARWIKKNGLYKLGYKQHTRTDGEGYIEKLHITPANAHECKHLSPLLEGIAEGTTIYADKGYDSAENRQYLEERRLQDGIMRKAHRKHPLTEAQTKRNRYLSKTRYVVEQSFGTLHRKFRYARAAYFGLLKVSAQSHLKAMCLNLLKAANRLSAPVAA is encoded by the coding sequence ATGAGCACCTTCTTCCAGCAAACCGCACAAGCCATGATTGCCAAACACATCGACCGTTTCCCACTATTGAAGTTGGATCAGGTGATTGATTGGCAACCGATCGAACAGTACCTGAATCGTCAAAGAACCCGTTACCTTAGAGACCACCGCGGCCGTCCCGCCTATCCCCTGTTGTCCATGTTCAAAGCTATCCTGCTCGGACAATGGCACAGCCTCTCCGATCCCGAACTCGAACACAGCCTCATCACCCGCATCGATTTCAACCTGTTTTGCCGTTTTGACGAACTGAGCATCCCCGATTACAGCACCTTATGCCGTTACCGCAACTGGCTTGCGCAAGACAACACCCTGTCCGAATTATTGGAACTGATCAACCGCCAACTGACCGAAAAAGGCTTAAAAGTAGAGAAAGCATCCGCCGCCGTCATTGACGCCACCATTATCCAGACCGCCGGCAGCAAACAGCGCCAGGCCATAGAAGTCGATGAAGAAGGACAAGTCAGCAGCCAAACCACACCGAGTAAAGACAGCGATGCCCGTTGGATAAAGAAAAACGGCCTCTACAAACTCGGTTACAAACAACATACCCGTACCGATGGGGAAGGCTATATCGAGAAACTGCACATTACCCCCGCCAATGCCCATGAGTGCAAACATCTGTCGCCTTTGCTAGAAGGGATAGCCGAAGGCACGACTATCTATGCCGATAAAGGCTATGACAGTGCGGAAAACCGTCAATATCTGGAAGAGCGTCGACTGCAGGACGGCATTATGCGCAAAGCCCACCGTAAACATCCGCTGACGGAAGCGCAAACCAAACGCAACCGATATTTGTCGAAGACCCGTTATGTGGTCGAACAAAGCTTCGGTACGCTGCACCGTAAATTCCGCTATGCGCGGGCAGCCTATTTCGGGCTGCTCAAAGTGAGTGCGCAAAGCCATCTGAAGGCGATGTGTTTGAACCTTTTGAAAGCCGCCAACAGGCTAAGTGCGCCTGTAGCTGCCTAA